One Pseudophryne corroboree isolate aPseCor3 unplaced genomic scaffold, aPseCor3.hap2 scaffold_488, whole genome shotgun sequence DNA window includes the following coding sequences:
- the LOC135029483 gene encoding cyclin-dependent kinase 5 activator 1-like, whose amino-acid sequence MWNGFPFSCCRKASLPDEESSTGAHRPAVLDSVTGRSGERRSLLWCFRRLMTKRRQPKAGQTDVTHLVSDSLKSSLSCVDLTNFTQATDNTFGKRSASPKCQMVRATTSELLSNLGEFICRRCDKMKNLSPTNIISWMTYIDKLLTGWEQPVGFLTPGNVVFLYMLCREVISSELDNEQELQAHMSTCLYLAFTYMGSETTYPLRPFLVESSKEAFWSRCLSVINQMSSKMLRINADLEYFTEVFNDLRAEGGQENTNMA is encoded by the coding sequence ATGTGGAACGGTTTCCCATTCTCGTGCTGCCGCAAGGCAAGCCTACCGGATGAAGAGTCATCAACTGGGGCCCATCGGCCTGCTGTTCTGGACAGCGTGACTGGAAGATCTGGTGAGAGACGATCGCTCCTCTGGTGCTTTAGACGCCTTATGACCAAACGGAGACAACCCAAAGCTGGCCAAACCGATGTCACCCACCTCGTCAGTGACAGCCTAAAGAGTTCCCTGTCGTGCGTTGACTTAACAAACTTCACCCAGGCCACAGATAATACTTTTGGGAAGAGATCTGCGTCTCCAAAATGCCAGATGGTGCGGGCAACCACCAGCGAGCTCCTGAGCAATCTTGGGGAGTTCATATGCCGGAGATGTGACAAGATGAAGAATCTGTCACCAACAAACATCATTTCATGGATGACATATATAGACAAGCTTCTCACTGGATGGGAACAGCCAGTAGGCTTTCTTACCCCAGGCAATGTCGTCTTTCTATACATGCTCTGCCGAGAAGTCATTTCATCAGAGCTGGACAACGAGCAAGAACTACAGGCACATATGTCAACATGCCTGTACCTGGCTTTCACATACATGGGCAGTGAGACCACCTACCCACTGAGGCCTTTCCTGGTCGAAAGCTCAAAGGAGGCCTTCTGGAGCCGTTGCCTCTCTGTGATTAACCAGATGAGCTCAAAGATGCTGCGCATCAATGCCGACCTTGAATATTTCACAGAGGTCTTTAATGATCTCAGAGCTGAGGGTGGACAGGAGAACACAAATATGGCTTAA